A stretch of Amycolatopsis balhimycina FH 1894 DNA encodes these proteins:
- a CDS encoding ATP-binding protein — protein sequence MFRLVQVSVKETMATGWVNVIDRHVPDSVSRAASNLPVELTSFIGRRHELKKAKRLLSTVRLLTLTGTGGVGKTRLALRIAAELREGFADGVWLVELAELRDSRLLPSAVATVLGLRDTADPAAGLAEFLRDRQLLLVLDNCEHMADECAALVAKLLAVADRVRVLATCRHVLHAEGEHVLCVEPMAVPHDVDASGGRGAAGGKRQTDAVALFVDRAAAALPHLRFAPRDMAVVKQICVRLEGIPLALELAAVWLRVLSVDQLLQRLVDRFALLTMGPCTVQARQRTLEATIDWSYELCSPDEQWLWAQLSVFPGGFDLEAVEYIGEVEHAPNAGVLGVLTGLMDKSVLFRQNGAFCGHTWYRMLETMRVYGAGKLAERGGEQEVRLRQAEYYVALARQYRCDGFGPGQLEWVARLRREHANLRAVMDHCLSIPDRASRALDIAASLWNFWYGGALVREGYRYLYEGLELCHGYTLVRAQALYAASFLAIQIGEADLAGEMLAELTGLAERFGDERLRAGYAECSGMSAFFAGDLSGGAELLERALSGYRAAGDALLEFNALVLLAAVYFFLDDPRGEAVAAEAVTLTERHEARWSRGYALWAVAIHRWRSGHPREAASILREAIALRLADRTLLAFLFEALTWCYSSAAEYERAARLLGCTVAVWRQSGARINETSPYRTFDEQCAEQTSAALGAEVFEKAFTGGAGFGLDEAIRYALDENPLAAGG from the coding sequence ATGTTCAGGTTGGTTCAAGTCAGTGTGAAGGAGACGATGGCAACCGGCTGGGTCAATGTAATTGACCGCCATGTGCCTGACAGTGTGAGCCGGGCTGCCAGTAATCTACCTGTCGAGCTGACCAGTTTCATTGGCAGGCGGCACGAGTTGAAGAAGGCGAAGCGCCTGCTGTCGACGGTGCGGTTGTTGACGTTGACCGGTACCGGCGGTGTCGGCAAGACGCGGCTGGCGCTGCGGATCGCGGCCGAGCTACGCGAGGGTTTCGCCGATGGCGTGTGGCTGGTCGAGCTCGCCGAGCTGCGGGACTCGAGGTTGTTGCCGAGCGCGGTGGCAACCGTGTTGGGGCTGCGTGATACCGCTGATCCGGCTGCCGGTCTCGCGGAATTTCTCAGGGACAGGCAGTTGCTGTTGGTACTCGACAACTGTGAGCACATGGCTGACGAGTGCGCGGCCCTGGTCGCCAAGTTGCTCGCAGTGGCCGACCGGGTTCGCGTTTTGGCCACCTGCCGCCATGTACTACACGCTGAGGGCGAGCACGTCCTCTGTGTCGAGCCGATGGCGGTCCCACACGACGTCGACGCGAGCGGTGGAAGGGGAGCGGCCGGAGGGAAGCGTCAGACCGACGCGGTTGCCCTATTCGTCGATCGGGCGGCCGCGGCCCTGCCTCACTTGAGGTTCGCGCCGCGCGACATGGCGGTAGTGAAGCAGATCTGTGTGCGGCTGGAGGGCATTCCGCTCGCACTGGAGTTGGCCGCCGTTTGGTTGCGGGTGTTGTCGGTCGATCAGCTGCTGCAACGCCTGGTGGACCGGTTCGCCTTGCTCACTATGGGCCCATGCACCGTACAGGCGCGGCAGCGGACGCTCGAGGCCACGATCGATTGGAGCTATGAGCTGTGCTCTCCGGACGAGCAGTGGCTGTGGGCGCAGCTGTCGGTCTTCCCCGGTGGGTTCGACCTGGAGGCGGTCGAGTACATCGGTGAGGTTGAGCACGCGCCGAACGCCGGTGTGCTCGGTGTCCTGACCGGATTGATGGACAAGTCGGTCCTGTTCCGCCAAAACGGCGCGTTTTGCGGGCACACCTGGTATCGGATGTTGGAGACGATGCGCGTATACGGTGCGGGCAAGCTCGCCGAGCGGGGCGGCGAGCAGGAGGTGCGATTGCGCCAGGCCGAGTACTACGTGGCTCTGGCCCGGCAGTACCGATGCGACGGGTTCGGGCCTGGGCAGCTGGAGTGGGTCGCGCGGCTGCGACGTGAGCACGCGAATCTCCGGGCCGTGATGGACCACTGCCTATCGATCCCCGACCGGGCGAGCCGGGCGCTGGACATCGCCGCTTCCCTGTGGAACTTCTGGTACGGAGGCGCTCTCGTGCGCGAGGGCTACAGGTACCTGTACGAGGGACTTGAACTCTGCCACGGCTACACACTGGTGCGGGCGCAAGCTCTGTATGCGGCATCGTTTCTGGCAATCCAGATCGGTGAGGCCGACCTCGCGGGGGAGATGCTGGCCGAACTGACTGGCCTGGCCGAAAGGTTCGGTGACGAACGGCTCCGCGCCGGCTACGCCGAGTGCAGCGGGATGTCCGCATTCTTCGCGGGTGACCTGTCCGGTGGCGCCGAACTGCTGGAACGTGCTTTGTCCGGCTACCGCGCGGCCGGTGATGCGCTCTTGGAGTTCAACGCACTGGTCCTGCTCGCCGCCGTGTACTTCTTCCTCGACGATCCGCGCGGCGAGGCTGTCGCTGCGGAGGCGGTGACGTTGACTGAGCGACACGAGGCCCGTTGGTCACGGGGGTACGCGTTGTGGGCGGTCGCAATCCACCGTTGGCGATCGGGTCACCCTCGTGAGGCCGCAAGCATCCTCCGTGAGGCCATCGCGTTGCGGTTGGCCGATCGCACTCTGCTCGCGTTTCTCTTCGAGGCGCTGACCTGGTGCTACTCATCGGCTGCCGAGTACGAACGGGCCGCCCGCCTACTCGGTTGTACTGTGGCAGTTTGGCGACAATCCGGCGCGCGCATCAACGAGACGAGCCCCTACCGGACCTTCGACGAGCAATGCGCCGAGCAAACTTCCGCAGCACTAGGGGCCGAAGTGTTCGAGAAAGCCTTCACCGGAGGGGCCGGCTTCGGACTCGATGAGGCAATCCGGTACGCACTCGACGAGAATCCATTAGCGGCTGGGGGATAG